The genomic stretch AACAAACCCTCCAGGGGAccctgttggggtgggggtggaggcgcAAGGACAAAGACTGCTGTCACTCCAAAGGACATTTTTGAGCAATAAAATTGTCAAGTATATCTCATCAGATGTTTTTAAGACAAACAGCATGAGCtacacagaaaaaacaaacatgataAATAGGACTGCATTGAGATAAAATGTTCATCCAAAACACCATTGGGAAAAATCCGTGATGAGATAGCCCTGCGCCCATCTGTTGGAGTGGCAAAAAGGAAGTACAAAAGCGTGGCCGGGGAAGCCAAGCAGCGGAACAGAGCCCCATGCACCGCTGATGGGAATACTTAACGGTCCAGACCCTTTGGGAAGTCCCTGGGCAGTTTTTTATCAAGTTACCATAGTTACACTTACTAAACAGCTTCAAGAGTCCCACttaccaaagaaaagaaaactgctcACCCAAAGCCCGCTACACAAATGTCTATAGCTGCACTTTCCAcaaattgccaaaatttggaaatgaGTCAATCGATATACCAGGATGGATGATATATCCTTCCTGTGATGGATGgccattcaggaaaaaaaaaaaaaaaatctgatctttCAATCTGGATGCATCCCACAGATAATATTTTGAGTGAAAGTTGCTGGAAACTGCTCATGCTGTacagttccatttatatgatgGTCTGGAATGGGCAAAACTGGTTTATAGTGAGAAATCCAAACAGAtgacctggggggggggtgggggcttagGGAAACTGGGAAGTTTCCCCGGGAAGGAGCACAGGGGAACTTCACGAACTAGCGaatgttccatttcttttcttttattcatgagagacagaagcggagacacaggcagagggagaagcaggctccttgcagggagcccaacgtgggactcgaacctgggtctccgggatcatgccctgggcagaaggcggcgctaaactgctgagccacctgggctgcccctccccccttttaaaCCCAGAATTTGCTGTTTCATAAAAATACGCTGTATGACCTCTTCTAAGTCCTGTTTGAGTCCAGGATGTGGGTGACACCAATTGCGGCTCACCTGCTCTAGATCCTGTCCTGTACATTGCTGAGACATGTTGCACATTACTGATCATTATCTCGCCCTTCCCAGGGCTCTATGTAGACTGCCAGGTGCCTGGAGGCACCACCAATCTGAGTCCACAATTCTAGATGATATCTTGAGTATcttcagcatctttttttttttttttttggtttgtttagtTCCATCTCATGATCATTGCAGCGTGGAGGGGAAATCATTCATATCGGGTTCTGTGTAAAATTGTTGTGTATTGCACACAAACATAACCACTAATGAGTTCATTAAGTGTTGAATAATGAAGTAATTGGCGTTTTCAATGCTTTCTATTATGCCAAAATCCTTGGTGGGTGGTTATAAAAGTGTTGAAGAGTTTTAATGTTATTTGGGGATATTGGTTGGGATTTTTGGAAGGAGCTGGGAATGCATTATTTTCCCCACTTAAAATAGTTGTTTAtcctcaaattttctatttaatgCTTTTGGGAAATGGATTAGATTTGGATAATGAAGGATGCCTATTTAAGGAGATACACACACGCATCTAATATGTTGCATATGCTATTACACAATGTATATATATGAGGAAATCCATAACTCGGCCAAGTTCCACAGAAcagtatttctgctttttttttctacttcatttttaaaagttgctggGTACATATCACTAATTTGCCTAAGATGCTGATCTGGGTGATATTAATAGTCTGGAACCATTTCAAGTCTCATGAGTGTGGACAGGGGCTCCCAGACCCAGTCCCCACTGGGATGCGCACTCCCATGAGGGAGCCACGTCTGTACTTTTCACCACTGTAAGCCCAGAGCACAGCATGGGGCCCAGCACAGGGTaagccttcaataaatatttgcagaatgaatgaaCTGAGCTCCAGCCACAGAGCTGCCTGGCTAGAAGAGGTTGTTCCCCTGGTTGAGATCTTGCTTCTGCTACCTGCCGGCTATGTTGCCTTGTATAAGCACTATGGAGTCTCATGACAATGGCTCTGTTATGCCTCACCCAAAGGCCACCGGTGAAGATTACATAAGAGCAgaaggaggggtacctgggtggctcagtggttgatcatctgcctttggctcaggttgtgatcctgggatcaagtctgtatccagctccccacagggagcctgcttctccttctgcctatatctctgcctctctcacgtattgatgaataaaatcttaaaaaaaaaaaaaaaaaaaaaagaggaaaagcacCTGGATGGCACCCTCTGGGGCCCTCCTCccacctttctctccctttcttcattGCTCCATCCACCCGTTTTTTGAGCCCTCTCCCCTTCTATCTTTTTCAAAGGAGCCTGGCTTGGGGGTTGTGCTCACACtagccctgccttgggcttggaCTTGCATTCTAGACTCAGTAACAGGACAGAGGCTGGCAGGCACAGGGTGATGACAGCTTTGTCTCTCCTCAACAATATTTCTAGGCCTGTTCGACTCCCTCCCCCAATCTGCTTTATTtgagggggggaagggggagacagtgaactttattaaggtataatttgcatataaTAAACTGCATCCTTTAAAGCAGGCAATTGGATaaaatcaacagatgaataaTTAGTGAAAACCACCACAATTAAGATCcacaataggggatccctgggtggcgcagtggtttggcgcctgcctttggcccagggcgcgatcctggagacccgggatcgaatcccacatcgggctcccggtgcatggagcctgcttctccctctgcctgtgtctctgcctctctctctctctctctgtgtgactatcatgaataaataaattaaaaaaaataaataaaaaaataaaaaaaaaaaaagatccacaaTATTCCCAACCATCCCCAAATATCCTGGTGCTCCTTTGCATTCTatccctctctccaccctcaggcccaggcaaccactgacctGCTTTTGGTCATTGAGGATTAGTTTGTCGCTCCTAGAATTTCGCATTAGTGGAATCCTCTAGCAGGTAGCTTTTGCGTCCTGCTTCTTTTAGCATCATGCCTTTGAGATTTAGTCATGCTTTTGCACACATccgtttattccttttttttttttttaagatttatttattcatgagagacacagagagagagaggcagagacataggcagagggagaagcaggccccatgcagggagccacatGTGAGAATccacccagggactccaggactcgcgccctgagctggaaggcagatgcttaaccgctgagccactcaggcgtcctccattaattcctttttgtttttaatcacaaGTGTTCCACTGTCTGGGTGcaccagtttgtttatccattcacctgaaATGGACACTGGGgcatttccagtttggggctattgtaTATAAAGGAGCATAGGTATGCAGCTCTTTGCTTGTCATCCACATCCAGCAAATATTTGTAGTGCCCAGGGAGGAGACACCAATATTTACTGATTGGTAAAGGGAGCAGTGCATCCAACAGCATTTGAGACAGTAACCCCCTTCCCTCCAGATATGCCCAGTGTTAACCCTTTGgctgctggggtgggaggggagagccaGGGGGGAAATAATAGGGAGCTCATGGTGATGACTGTTTACCAACAGATCAGTTATCTATCatgtaatattttcatgttttatgatCATCACTCCATACCACTGCACGTGCTGGCTTGAATGTCAGCTTGAGGAACATACTCTTGGCTCTGCTGAAATGAAGTTCCCAGATAATATGCAGATGCCCATCtgcacatgattttatttttttaaagtttatttatttatttatttttagtaatctctacacccaatgtggggcttgaactcacgaccctgagatcaaaagtcacatattcttctgactgagccagctggagGCCACTGCACATGACTTTAAAAACAatatctagggacgcctgggtggctcagcggttgggcagctgcctttgactcaggtcgtgatcccggaatctgggatcaagtcccacattgggctcctgcgaggagcctgcttctctctgcctgtgtctctgcctctctctgtgtgtctctcatggataaataaataaatcttagaaaaaaaaaaacctctatatTGCCCTAACTGTAaccaaaaacagagaaataaaatgataacttATAATATAAATTTCAATATGTAAACTGTAGGGCCACCTCCCCCAAACCCAAGGAAATAGCCAGATGTTTACACGGGTAATGTAGACAGCTCCCAACACAGCTGGAAACACATGGTTTCCGATGTCTAATTATCCAAAGCCATGTGGAACATGACTTTTGGAAATTATTGACAACCCCTGGCTGAGTTTTATACAAAACACAATATAAGCTTCCCTCATTTTACTCAGTAGTTGCCCTTACAGGAAAATTTAGGACCTATTAAAACCTTATAAAAAGGACTTTGTGTTTGCATGAAGACAGAATTAGGTTCTGggcttagatttatttttttaattttaaaattttatctattttgtatttatttaagtaatctctatacccaacatggggctcgaactcacgaccctgagatcaagagttgagttctcttccaactgagccagccaggtgcccctgggctcagataattctttttttaatttttatttatttattagagacacacagaaagaggcagagacataggcagagggtggagaagcaggctccatgcaggagcccgatgcagaactcgatcccggatcccaggatcacgacctgagccgaaggcagccgcccaactgctgagccacccaggcatcccggctCAGATAATTCTTAACCAGGTTTTTCCAAGTGAGGCTAAAATTTGGTTAGTATGCACTAGTCCGGAGGTGCTCATTTTTACAATATCAAAATACTTCTGTTCTGGCTGGCTCATCACACAAGAGTAATTGAGAAAGCACTAAAATTCAGTAATACATATCCTAATATAAACTCATTAATTCAAGTTAATTGTTGCAATAGGTTTTCTGTTGTATTATTACCTAGTTGATAATTAAGATACTGAACACAATTAAGATACTGAACACACAAAGCTATCAGGTAGTATTATGAAGGCTATTCAAGTTTCTAGTGTAATTGTTGCTAGTTCAGGAACAATGATGAGAAGAGAAAACACTATGGGTGGTGCTAAGAGAAATTCTTTATCTACTGAGACCCCAAGTCACCTAAATGGCACTTAGTTTAATGGGAAATTGCCAGAAGAACCTGATGTGGTTCTCTTATAAAATCACAGCTAAGACAgggttatttttatatatattttatataataaataaagtaattaaatgaatatatgtgtgtgtgtatatatatatatatatatatatatagcatatcaATGAAGAAACCACACCAacaatttctaaataaaacaaaatgatcgCATGATTTCAGAATGATTTGAGCATCAGCTTATGTTCTTGGCaaacaatttaaagaaatatatatatagagagagatcgTTTCCATTctttagagaataaaaaaagacatatttaaacGTTTTGATGCATATATTGACGTATATATTAATTTCTATCACCGTGCCAGttgcaaaatattttgaatatcaacaTCCTTCATGAATGTCCAATGGGACATTTTAAAACTGTATGTGACAAGGGACAATGCTCTAGTGTGTGGAGATGCCTTGCTTATTAGGACATCTCCATCCCTGGGCTATGCCTCCCAAGAGCCAAAAGCATCTCCCGGTCACAGTGATAACCCAAATCATCTCCATATGTTTCCAGAATGCTCCATGGAAACCCAACAGTCCCTGGGAGCCATTTGCGGGGTCCAGTGGCTAAAAACAGAGGTTGTGTCCTAAGAAGTTGGCCTTTGGAAGTGAGCCTCAGGAGCTTGGGCCAAATTTGCATTCATCTTCTCCTGCTGGTCTGCAAAGCCTCCTCCTCCAAGGGCTTCACATTTCTGCAATAtcacccatccccccagcccAAGCTATAGGTTTGAAGAGGCagtgacttgcctaagatcacacaaaATAAGTGGCCATTTCAGGAGTCAAACCCAGGCTTGATTCCTGACCCTTTTACCACTCAAGTGACTCACGGCATCCCTATGGGGTAAACGCTCATTATCCCCATTTCCCAGTGcaaagctgaggttcagagaggcagagtcactgCCTCTCAGTTTTCACTGAGAGAAAGTGGTAGCACTGGGTTTTGACCCCAGGCCTCTCCCACCTCAGAGCCTGTGGTTCCAAAAGCTAGGGTGTCCACAACCAGGGGGTGTGTGGGACAAGTCACTGAGATGAGCCAAGTAAAAAATgtccatatttattttaaattttaaaatggaataatttagGCCTCATTACTAATCTATAGAATGATAGCAGTACctgtatataatttataagtaaatacACATATTCAGGATACTTGCCCAAAGAGCATTTAGCCTTAGGTGCATGATCACAAAAGACAGGCCATCATGGCTTCATCTGCTAGGTAGTATGGCCTCCTGGGGCCCAGTCTCACAGACCATTCTGAGACACCTGTATAGTATCCAACTTAGTGTGGGCTCCAGACTGCTTGGGTTCAGGTCCCTGCTCTGTCACTTCCTAAGCTGTCtggccttgggcaaatgactaccattctggtctcagtttgctcatctgtaaaatggaaatatgatCAACCAGTTAATCTGTGTGGAACACTGagaaagtgcctggcacaccaTATGGTGCTGAGTAACGTGCGTTATGATTACCATTTATCCCGCCTGGCAAGTGGGCTACTGGGTGCAGAGAGCTAAAACAATGAGGTAACACAGTTATAGGGAGTAGTGGGTCGGGCATCCAGGACCCGGTTCCTAGCCAGAGCTGCGGCTCAGGGCTgagcttctttctcctcctctgtaaGATGGAGTTAAGAGCAGCATGCACCTCACAGGGCTCTCCCAGGAGGCAAGGAGGTCGCACTCTGGAAGAAGGGATATAGTCATCCTGTCCCGCCAGGTACAGGGGATTAGAGAAACCAAAGGCTCAAGAGTTAGGAAAAGCTATGGGCGCTGAGGTCCCGCCAAAGCGGGACGAAGGCGCCCTCTAGTGGCGGAAGCAACCCGAGCAACCAAAAGTCCTGTGGGCTCTTTGTGATCTGACACTGCAAGGGCGAGCAGCGGTTCCTGGGGGGGGTCCCACGCACCTTGAAATTGGGGCTCTCCCTCAGGCCCGAGTAACCTGTAAGTGGTAGAACTGGGGTTTTAATCCGGCAGTCCGGCCGCAGCACGTACACCTTCTCCTCTTTACAAAACTGTCCGTGCTCTAAATCAAACCCAAGTTCTTGGGAATCTTGGGCATGGCACGTCTTCGACGTCCAGGACCGTGCTGGGCCTCGCAGGGCAGCTTGGCATCCCCGGCCCGCCCATCGAATGCCAGCGGCACCAAAGCAAAGGACCGCTCCCCGAGCATGAGTGTTCTCCAGACCCCAGGAGCGGGGCCCTGGAGCCTCAGCCACTTCCTGCCAAACTCAGGAGCGACGGGTTGGGGTACTCGGGGTTCTCGATGACCCCAGGGCCGAACTTGAGCTCCAGGAAGCGACGGTAGTTGTTAGGCGCCTGCGCCACGAAGCCAGCAAAGGACAAGGGCACGAGAGGCTGCAAGAAGTGCTCGGGGAACTCGACATCCTGCCGGTGGTCCAGCCACGTGTCCTTGGTCATGACCCCGTTGCGGGGGTAGAAAGGCCACAGGTCCACGTGCAGATGGTTGCTCTCGCTGTACTGCACGCGGAAGAAGTCGCCCTCCACGGCCTTCTCCCACACGAAGCCGCGCTCGTCCACCACCGAGCCGGCCTCGGCGCCCCGCAGCTGCTCGCAGTTGCCCACGTCCTCCAGGTAGATCCCCAGGTCCACGTCGTAGTCCCATGGGATGATGTCCCCGTGGCGGGCGGCCCCGAGCAGCGAGCCACCCTCCAGCCAGTAGCGCACGCCCGCCGCCTCCAGCACGCCCACCACGTAGCGGGCGGTCTCGCGCAGCGCGCGCAGGCAGCACGGGGGCGTCCAGCGCTCCTCGTAGAGGTAGGCCGGCGTGTCGCCCACCACCGTCCCGAAGCAGCGCGGGGTCTCCTTGTTGCACCCGAACCACTCGAGGCGCCCGCCTTCCCCGCTCACCAGGCGGATGCCCAGCGCGCGCAGCAGTGCCGCCCGCCGCGCGCGCCCCTCGCGCTCTGCCTTCCAGCGCGCGTGGGCCGTGGCCAGGGGGGGCTGGCGCGCCGCGCCGAAGGGCAGGTCCAGCAGCTGCACCGCCCAGCCGCGCAGGGCCGTCTGCAGGAAGAGGCCGGTGCCCATGGGCCGGGCTAGGGGCGCCGACAGGTTGAAGAGGTCGCGGGCGCGCAGGAGCACCACGGCGTCTCCGTCCAGGGCATCGCAGCGGAGCGCGGAGGGGGCCGGGCCGTAGCGGGCCGTCCACTCCCGCAGGCTGACGTTCAGGGCCAGGCACCGGGCAGGGTTGGCCGAGGCGACGGGGGCGGCCACCAGGCGTGCCCCTCCCGCCCGGAGCACCTCCACCATGCGCTCCAGCTGGCCCGGTGTGTCGGCTCTCGCCCCGTCGGGCACCAGAGCCACGAACTCAGTGGCCACGTAGGTCTCGGGGCGCGAGGCCGCGACGGGCCGGTCCAGGGCGGGCTGGAGCAGCGCCAGGCGGACGTTGGGAACGCGGGGCAGCGCCAGGGGCGGGTAGGGGAGCGTGT from Canis aureus isolate CA01 chromosome 1, VMU_Caureus_v.1.0, whole genome shotgun sequence encodes the following:
- the FKRP gene encoding ribitol 5-phosphate transferase FKRP; the encoded protein is MRLTRCQAALAAAITLNLLVLFYVSWLQHQPRNSRARGPRRGTAGGPRVTVLVREFEAFDNAVPELVDSFLQQDAAQPVVVAADTLPYPPLALPRVPNVRLALLQPALDRPVAASRPETYVATEFVALVPDGARADTPGQLERMVEVLRAGGARLVAAPVASANPARCLALNVSLREWTARYGPAPSALRCDALDGDAVVLLRARDLFNLSAPLARPMGTGLFLQTALRGWAVQLLDLPFGAARQPPLATAHARWKAEREGRARRAALLRALGIRLVSGEGGRLEWFGCNKETPRCFGTVVGDTPAYLYEERWTPPCCLRALRETARYVVGVLEAAGVRYWLEGGSLLGAARHGDIIPWDYDVDLGIYLEDVGNCEQLRGAEAGSVVDERGFVWEKAVEGDFFRVQYSESNHLHVDLWPFYPRNGVMTKDTWLDHRQDVEFPEHFLQPLVPLSFAGFVAQAPNNYRRFLELKFGPGVIENPEYPNPSLLSLAGSG